In the genome of Noviherbaspirillum sp. L7-7A, one region contains:
- a CDS encoding SDR family oxidoreductase: MQKKVAVVTGSSSGIGAATARLFARHGYNVVINFSRDATAADAVASDCRGLGADTLIVQANVADDSQCRALAHAVDEKWGRADALVNNAGTTKFVSANDLEGLSAQDFHDIYAVNVIGAYQMIRALAPLMKKTPGAGIVNISSVASVMGVGSSLAYMASKGALNAMTFGLARSLGPEIRVNAIGPGMVETPWLQNGLGQEQFEARQKAYMSATPLAATIQPEDVAEAAYWLCAGALKTTGEFMLVDSGFARFSKLPRG, encoded by the coding sequence ATGCAAAAGAAAGTTGCAGTAGTTACTGGATCGTCGTCAGGCATCGGCGCGGCGACGGCTCGTCTTTTTGCTCGCCATGGCTATAACGTTGTCATTAATTTTTCGCGCGACGCTACTGCCGCAGACGCGGTCGCCAGTGACTGCCGTGGACTCGGCGCAGACACGTTGATTGTTCAAGCCAATGTCGCCGACGATAGCCAGTGCAGAGCATTAGCCCATGCGGTTGACGAAAAATGGGGACGCGCAGATGCGCTTGTCAACAATGCAGGAACTACCAAATTTGTATCGGCAAACGATCTTGAGGGGTTGTCGGCGCAAGACTTCCACGATATCTACGCCGTCAATGTGATCGGTGCTTACCAAATGATCCGCGCGCTGGCACCGTTAATGAAAAAGACGCCTGGCGCCGGCATCGTCAATATTTCCTCAGTTGCATCCGTGATGGGCGTTGGCTCCAGCCTCGCCTACATGGCATCCAAAGGTGCGCTCAATGCGATGACATTTGGGTTGGCCCGCTCCCTGGGGCCGGAGATCCGTGTGAATGCAATTGGCCCCGGCATGGTTGAAACGCCTTGGCTGCAAAACGGACTGGGGCAGGAGCAATTTGAAGCGAGACAAAAGGCCTATATGTCGGCAACGCCGCTGGCAGCCACGATTCAACCGGAGGATGTCGCCGAGGCGGCTTATTGGCTGTGTGCCGGCGCTTTGAAGACCACTGGAGAATTCATGCTGGTCGACAGCGGATTTGCCCGCTTTTCAAAACTTCCGCGCGGATAA
- the rarD gene encoding EamA family transporter RarD, which yields MKGIALHIGVLLSITASVLFAVLYFYTTRLTPLTGEEIFGWRMLLTFPFATLLMWRFGDWPLAAGLLRKMLTAPRMLLVVFATSSLLAIQIWLFMWAPLHGRALQVSLGYFLLPLTMVLSGWLFYGERPSGLEKAAILFAAAGVSNELYYVGSLSWETMLVALGYPAYFLLRRHHGMAHLTGLWFEMGCMLPVAAWFVLQRPDVLATFEHRPTLLLMIPVLGLISASALACYIMSSRYLTMTLFGLLGYVEPVLLVAVALVLGESIAPQQWPTYIFIWVAVVMLAAGGLRHALAPRR from the coding sequence GTGAAAGGGATTGCATTGCATATAGGCGTCTTGCTGTCGATAACCGCCTCGGTGTTGTTTGCCGTTCTGTATTTCTACACGACTCGTTTGACACCGCTGACGGGCGAGGAAATCTTCGGATGGCGGATGTTGCTGACCTTTCCGTTCGCCACCCTGCTGATGTGGCGATTCGGCGATTGGCCACTTGCGGCAGGCTTGCTTCGAAAAATGCTGACAGCACCACGCATGCTGCTTGTCGTCTTTGCCACCTCATCGCTGCTGGCGATACAGATCTGGTTGTTCATGTGGGCACCGCTGCATGGGCGGGCCTTACAAGTTTCGCTAGGTTATTTCCTGTTGCCGCTGACGATGGTGTTGTCGGGCTGGCTCTTCTATGGTGAACGGCCATCGGGTCTGGAGAAAGCGGCGATCCTGTTTGCTGCGGCTGGCGTGAGCAACGAGCTGTACTACGTCGGTAGCCTTTCCTGGGAAACGATGCTAGTCGCGCTCGGCTATCCAGCGTATTTTCTGCTGCGCAGGCACCATGGCATGGCGCATTTAACTGGCCTTTGGTTCGAGATGGGTTGCATGTTGCCGGTGGCCGCGTGGTTCGTGCTGCAGCGACCGGATGTCCTGGCTACCTTCGAACACCGCCCTACGCTACTTTTGATGATCCCCGTGCTCGGGCTGATTAGCGCATCGGCGCTGGCCTGCTACATCATGTCGAGCCGCTATCTGACAATGACGTTGTTCGGGTTGCTTGGCTATGTCGAGCCGGTCTTGCTGGTGGCTGTCGCGCTAGTCCTCGGGGAGAGTATCGCGCCACAACAGTGGCCTACTTATATTTTCATCTGGGTGGCGGTTGTGATGCTGGCAGCAGGCGGCCTGCGCCATGCGCTGGCCCCACGACGCTAA
- a CDS encoding bifunctional aconitate hydratase 2/2-methylisocitrate dehydratase, protein MLAAYRSHVAERASLGIPPLPLSAAQTTDLVELLKNPPAGEEAFLVDLITHRVPAGVDDAAKVKSAFLEKVAKGTETSPLISRELATRLLGTMLGGFNIKPMIDLLDDAVVGSVAAEGLKKTLLMFDYFHDVKELADKGSANAKAVMQSWADAEWFTSRPEVPQSLTLTVFKVTGETNTDDLSPAPDATTRPDIPMHALAMLKNARTGIHPDEPGKVGPIRQIEELKAKGNLVAYVGDVVGTGSSRKSATNSVLWFTGEDIPFIPNKRFGGVCLGNKIAPIFYNTMEDAGALPIELDVSKMDMGDVIELRPYEGMALKNGEVIAEFQVKSDVLFDEVRAGGRIPLIVGRGLTAKAREALGLAPSTLFRLPQNPVASTKGFSLAQKMVGRACGLPEGQGVRPGTYCEPKMTTVGSQDTTGPMTRDELKDLACLGFSADLVMQSFCHTAAYPKIVDVKMHKELPNFISNRGGVALRPGDGVIHSWLNRLLLPDTVGTGGDSHTRFPIGISFPAGSGLVAFAAATGVMPLDMPESVLVRFKGEMQPGVTLRDLVNAIPLYAIRQGLLTVEKKGKKNIFSGRILEIEGLPQLKVEQAFELSDASAERSAAGCTVHLDKAPIMEYMTSNITLMKWMIANGYQDKRTLERRIRSMEAWLAKPELLAPDADAEYAAVIEIDLADIHEPIVACPNDPDDVKTLAEVAGAKIDEVFVGSCMTNIGHFRAASKLLEGKTDIPVKLWIAPPTKMDQQVLTAEGHYGTLGRTGARMEMPGCSLCMGNQAQVRKGSTVMSTSTRNFPNRLGMDTQVYLGSAELAAVCSTLGRIPTREEYLEHTGVIDKNAADIYRYMNFDKLEEFSTVADTVKV, encoded by the coding sequence ATGCTAGCTGCGTACCGCTCCCACGTCGCCGAACGCGCGTCCCTGGGCATTCCTCCGCTCCCGCTTTCGGCCGCACAGACCACCGACCTGGTTGAACTCCTGAAGAATCCGCCTGCTGGCGAAGAAGCTTTCCTGGTTGACCTGATCACCCACCGCGTTCCGGCTGGCGTGGACGATGCCGCCAAGGTCAAGAGCGCTTTCCTGGAAAAGGTCGCCAAGGGTACCGAGACCAGTCCGCTGATCTCGCGCGAACTGGCTACCCGCCTGCTGGGCACCATGCTGGGCGGCTTCAACATTAAGCCCATGATCGATTTGCTCGATGACGCTGTCGTTGGCAGCGTGGCCGCTGAAGGCCTGAAGAAAACCCTGCTGATGTTCGACTATTTCCACGACGTCAAGGAACTGGCCGACAAGGGCAGCGCCAATGCCAAGGCCGTGATGCAGTCCTGGGCCGACGCCGAATGGTTCACCTCGCGTCCGGAAGTGCCCCAAAGCCTGACCTTGACCGTCTTCAAGGTCACCGGCGAAACCAACACCGACGACCTGTCGCCGGCGCCGGACGCCACCACCCGTCCCGACATCCCGATGCACGCGCTGGCCATGCTGAAGAATGCCCGCACCGGCATTCATCCGGACGAGCCGGGCAAGGTCGGCCCGATCCGCCAGATCGAAGAACTGAAAGCCAAGGGCAACCTGGTTGCCTACGTGGGCGACGTGGTCGGTACCGGTTCCTCCCGCAAATCCGCGACCAACTCGGTGCTGTGGTTCACCGGCGAAGACATCCCCTTCATCCCGAACAAGCGCTTTGGCGGCGTTTGCCTGGGCAACAAAATCGCTCCGATCTTCTACAACACGATGGAAGACGCCGGCGCGTTGCCAATCGAGCTCGACGTGTCGAAGATGGACATGGGCGATGTGATCGAACTGCGTCCGTATGAAGGCATGGCCCTGAAGAACGGCGAAGTCATCGCCGAATTCCAGGTCAAGTCCGACGTACTGTTCGACGAAGTGCGCGCCGGTGGCCGCATTCCACTGATCGTCGGCCGCGGCCTGACTGCCAAGGCGCGTGAAGCGCTGGGCCTGGCACCGTCCACCCTGTTCCGCCTGCCGCAGAACCCGGTCGCATCGACCAAGGGTTTCTCGCTGGCGCAAAAGATGGTTGGGCGCGCCTGCGGTTTGCCGGAAGGCCAGGGCGTACGTCCCGGTACTTATTGCGAGCCGAAGATGACCACCGTCGGTTCCCAGGACACCACCGGCCCGATGACCCGCGACGAACTGAAAGACCTGGCCTGCCTGGGTTTCTCGGCTGACCTCGTGATGCAATCCTTCTGCCACACCGCCGCGTATCCAAAGATCGTCGACGTGAAGATGCACAAGGAATTGCCCAACTTCATTTCCAACCGTGGCGGCGTGGCGCTGCGCCCGGGCGATGGCGTGATCCACTCCTGGCTCAACCGCCTGCTGCTGCCGGACACCGTTGGCACCGGCGGCGACTCGCATACCCGTTTCCCGATCGGCATTTCCTTCCCGGCCGGTTCCGGCCTGGTTGCATTTGCCGCCGCCACCGGCGTGATGCCGCTGGACATGCCGGAATCAGTGCTGGTGCGCTTCAAGGGTGAAATGCAGCCGGGCGTGACACTGCGTGACCTGGTCAACGCCATCCCGCTGTACGCCATCCGCCAGGGCCTGCTGACGGTAGAGAAAAAGGGCAAGAAAAACATTTTCTCCGGCCGTATCCTGGAAATCGAAGGCTTGCCGCAGTTGAAGGTGGAGCAGGCATTCGAACTGTCCGACGCATCGGCCGAGCGTTCCGCCGCCGGTTGCACGGTGCATCTGGACAAGGCGCCGATCATGGAGTACATGACCTCGAACATCACGCTGATGAAGTGGATGATCGCCAACGGCTACCAAGACAAGCGTACGCTGGAGCGCCGCATTCGTTCGATGGAAGCCTGGCTGGCCAAGCCGGAACTGCTGGCGCCGGATGCCGATGCCGAATACGCAGCCGTAATCGAGATCGACCTGGCCGACATTCATGAGCCCATCGTCGCCTGCCCGAACGATCCGGACGATGTGAAAACCTTGGCTGAAGTTGCCGGCGCAAAGATCGACGAAGTTTTCGTTGGTTCCTGCATGACCAACATCGGCCACTTCCGCGCAGCCTCCAAGCTGTTGGAAGGCAAGACCGATATCCCGGTCAAGCTGTGGATTGCGCCGCCGACCAAGATGGACCAGCAGGTGCTGACCGCCGAAGGCCACTACGGCACGTTGGGCCGCACTGGCGCCCGCATGGAAATGCCAGGCTGCTCGCTGTGCATGGGCAACCAGGCACAGGTGCGCAAGGGTTCCACCGTGATGTCGACCTCGACCCGTAACTTCCCGAACCGCCTCGGCATGGATACCCAGGTCTACCTGGGCTCGGCTGAACTGGCTGCGGTTTGCTCGACGCTGGGCCGCATTCCGACCCGCGAAGAGTACCTAGAGCACACCGGCGTGATCGACAAGAATGCAGCGGACATTTATCGCTACATGAACTTCGACAAGCTGGAAGAGTTCAGCACGGTGGCCGATACCGTCAAGGTTTAA